One segment of Mycobacterium spongiae DNA contains the following:
- a CDS encoding [protein-PII] uridylyltransferase, producing MGLRCPEPSATQLAGVLKVEQAETFSTAADLVAARGELLSSDHRHLAPAELRLAWLDLHESWLSAKAAETGITDTSGFAIVGVGGLGRRELLPYSDLDLLLLHDNMPDDVLGQVADQLWYPLWDANIRLDHSVRTVSGALRIANSDIMAALGMLEARHIAGEERLSTELIDGARRQWRSGIRSRISELVGMTYSRWQRCGRIAQRAEPDLKSGRGGLRDVQLLDALAFVQLIDRYGISQPDMPAGSLDSSYLTLLDVRTELHRVSGRERDQLLAQFADEISAALDIGDRFDLARLLSNAGRTISYHAETGLRTAENALQRRGLSALVRRPKRRPLHEGVVEYGREVVLAREAQPEHDPGLVLRVAAASAVNGIPIGAATLKRLADSAPQLPTPWPREALDDLLVVLSAGPTTVETIEALDRTGLWGRLLPEWGPIRDLPPRDIAHKWTVDRHLIETAVHAAPLATRVARPDLLALGALLHDIGKGRGTDHSVLGAELAVSICTRLGLSAEDTEMVSKLVRHHLLLPITATRSDLNDPATIEAVSDALGGDPQLLDVLRTLSEADSNATGPGVWSDWKALLIDDLVRRCRMVMAGEPLPRAEPTPPDYLALAADQQVHVEIRPSDSERIDAVMVAPDEPGLVSKAAAVLALNSLRVHSASVNVHPGGAITEFVVSPLFGPPPAPELLRQQFVGALNGDADVLDALEKRDSDVAGAASVRAGHVEAGVPVTRSTAPPRILWLDTAAPSQLVVEVRATDRTGLLALLARALEQAGADIVWAKVNTFGSTAADVFCVRAPTAPGSARAAIEHHLLAVLGTPADVVRDEPGGE from the coding sequence ATGGGGCTGCGCTGCCCGGAACCGTCCGCGACGCAGCTAGCGGGGGTCCTGAAAGTAGAACAGGCGGAGACTTTTTCTACGGCAGCCGATTTGGTTGCCGCACGCGGTGAGCTGTTGTCCAGCGACCATCGTCACTTGGCTCCGGCCGAGCTGCGGCTGGCGTGGCTGGATCTTCACGAGTCCTGGCTGAGCGCCAAGGCGGCCGAGACCGGCATCACCGACACCAGTGGCTTCGCGATAGTCGGAGTCGGCGGGCTCGGCCGCCGTGAGCTACTCCCGTATTCCGACCTGGACCTGCTGTTGTTGCATGACAACATGCCCGATGATGTGCTGGGACAGGTTGCCGATCAGTTGTGGTACCCGTTATGGGACGCCAATATCCGGCTCGACCACAGCGTGCGAACGGTCAGCGGGGCGCTGCGCATCGCCAATTCCGACATCATGGCCGCACTGGGCATGCTGGAAGCACGTCACATCGCGGGAGAGGAGCGGCTGTCGACGGAGCTCATCGATGGAGCCCGGCGGCAGTGGCGCAGCGGAATTCGTTCCAGAATAAGCGAACTCGTCGGCATGACGTATTCGCGTTGGCAGCGTTGCGGTCGAATAGCGCAGCGCGCAGAGCCCGATCTCAAATCGGGTCGCGGCGGCCTTCGTGACGTTCAGTTGCTTGATGCCCTGGCCTTCGTCCAGCTCATCGACCGCTACGGCATTAGCCAGCCCGACATGCCTGCGGGATCGCTGGACAGCTCCTACCTCACTTTGCTCGACGTGCGCACTGAACTGCACCGGGTATCCGGCCGGGAACGCGACCAGCTGTTGGCCCAGTTCGCCGACGAGATCAGCGCTGCCTTGGATATCGGTGACAGGTTCGACTTGGCCCGACTACTGTCGAACGCCGGCCGCACGATCAGCTACCACGCTGAGACCGGACTGCGGACCGCTGAGAACGCATTGCAGCGGCGCGGCCTCTCGGCGTTGGTGCGGCGGCCAAAGCGGCGGCCGCTGCACGAGGGCGTGGTCGAATATGGCCGGGAAGTGGTGCTCGCTCGCGAGGCTCAACCCGAACACGATCCGGGCCTGGTGCTTCGAGTGGCTGCCGCATCCGCCGTCAACGGGATCCCCATCGGTGCGGCCACATTGAAGCGTCTGGCCGACAGCGCACCCCAGCTACCGACCCCGTGGCCGCGTGAAGCACTAGACGACCTGTTGGTCGTGCTGAGCGCTGGCCCCACCACGGTAGAAACGATCGAAGCACTCGACCGGACCGGCCTCTGGGGCCGGCTATTGCCGGAATGGGGACCGATCCGCGACCTTCCCCCACGCGATATTGCCCACAAATGGACCGTTGACCGACACCTGATCGAGACCGCGGTTCATGCGGCGCCACTGGCCACCCGCGTGGCACGTCCAGACTTGCTTGCCCTCGGCGCCCTGCTGCACGACATCGGCAAGGGGCGAGGCACAGATCACAGTGTGCTCGGTGCAGAGTTGGCGGTTTCGATCTGCACCAGGCTGGGGTTGTCGGCCGAGGACACCGAGATGGTCTCCAAGCTGGTGCGACACCATCTACTGCTGCCGATTACCGCGACCCGAAGCGATTTGAACGATCCCGCGACCATCGAGGCGGTATCCGATGCGTTGGGCGGTGACCCGCAATTGCTCGATGTGCTGCGCACTCTGTCAGAGGCCGATTCGAATGCCACCGGTCCCGGAGTATGGAGCGACTGGAAGGCGTTGCTCATCGATGACCTGGTGCGTCGTTGCCGGATGGTCATGGCCGGTGAGCCACTACCCAGAGCCGAACCGACCCCACCCGACTATCTTGCGCTGGCAGCCGACCAACAGGTGCATGTGGAGATCAGACCAAGCGACAGCGAACGCATCGATGCGGTGATGGTTGCGCCGGACGAACCAGGCCTGGTGTCGAAAGCCGCCGCCGTGTTGGCGCTGAACTCGCTTCGGGTCCATTCGGCGTCGGTCAACGTTCACCCCGGTGGCGCGATCACCGAATTCGTTGTGTCCCCGCTCTTTGGTCCGCCTCCGGCGCCCGAACTGCTGCGTCAGCAGTTCGTCGGGGCACTCAACGGTGACGCCGACGTTCTCGACGCCCTGGAGAAGCGCGACAGCGATGTCGCGGGCGCGGCTTCGGTTCGAGCCGGACACGTGGAGGCCGGGGTGCCGGTGACGCGGTCGACCGCTCCGCCCCGCATCCTATGGCTGGACACCGCCGCCCCGAGCCAGCTTGTTGTGGAGGTCCGTGCGACGGACCGCACCGGTCTGCTTGCCCTCCTGGCCAGGGCACTGGAGCAAGCCGGAGCCGACATTGTCTGGGCGAAGGTCAACACCTTCGGGTCGACCGCGGCCGATGTGTTCTGCGTTCGGGCGCCGACTGCGCCCGGCAGCGCGCGAGCCGCGATCGAGCACCATTTGTTGGCTGTGCTGGGCACCCCTGCCGACGTGGTGCGCGACGAGCCGGGCGGCGAGTAG
- the glnB gene encoding nitrogen regulatory protein P-II yields the protein MKLITAIVKPFTLDDVKTSLEDAGVLGMTVSEIQGYGRQKGHTEVYRGAEYSVDFVPKVRIEIVVDDSVVDKVVDSIVRAARTGKIGDGKVWVSPVDTIVRVRTGERGHDAL from the coding sequence ATGAAGCTGATCACCGCGATTGTGAAACCGTTCACGCTCGACGACGTCAAGACGAGCCTCGAGGACGCCGGGGTCTTGGGCATGACGGTCAGCGAAATCCAGGGCTACGGGCGGCAGAAGGGCCACACCGAGGTCTATCGGGGTGCCGAATACTCGGTCGATTTCGTCCCGAAGGTTCGGATCGAGATCGTTGTCGATGATTCGGTTGTCGACAAGGTCGTGGACAGCATCGTGAGGGCTGCCCGCACCGGCAAGATCGGCGATGGGAAAGTGTGGGTCAGCCCGGTAGACACCATTGTGCGGGTCCGCACGGGTGAACGCGGACACGATGCGCTATGA